In Trichomycterus rosablanca isolate fTriRos1 chromosome 5, fTriRos1.hap1, whole genome shotgun sequence, the sequence CTCTTTATATATTTCATCTAGTGAACTGGAATGACTGTAAATATGTAGTAATATAGTGGTATATACTTCTGGAGTTATAATATTCAGAGTGAATCACGTCCTGTTTCATGATGCTTCTGTATTTTTTGTGTGCCTCTATTTGCAGAATAAAGAGGACAGTAGATATTTAATGTAAACCTCCATTATCTGTCTTTGTATGTTGCTTCAGGCCAGCTTCTTAAGCTCACAGATATTCAGCCCCTTCCTCTTCATCCTCCAAGTGTCGTTATTATGCAGAATCaataatttttttgtgtgtttgtctttttttccctctttctcTTTGATATGGCCTCTAGGATGCTGCAGGCAAGGTGCTGGACCGCTGGACTATCATGTCCCGTGAAGAAGAAATCATTACCCTGCAGCAGTTTTTGCGCTTCGGAGAGACCAAATCCATCGTGGAGCTCATGGCTATCCAGGAAAAAGAGGGCCAAGCGATCACGGTGCCCTCAGCCAAAACCGACTCCGGCATCAGGACTTTTATCGAAAGCAACAATCACACTCGCAGTCCTGGCCTGCTCACGCACTTAGAAAACAGCAGCCCGTCGAGCATCCACCATTTCGAGAACATTTCCAACAGCTTGGCGTTCCTGCTACCCTTCCAGTATATCAATCCGGTCTCAGCTCCTCTGTTGGGGCTTCCGCCTAACGGGCTGAATCTGGACCAAGCGGCGCTTCGACTCCGAGAGCCGAACCTGTCGAATCAAAGCGAGCCGGTAGAGAGCAGTGAATCGGAGGTCTCTCTGTCGCCTTTCAGAAGTAGCCAGAGTCCCACCCGAGGTGGTATGGGAGGCATCCTTAACTCTATCGAGCCTAAAACGGAGCCTAATGGATCATCACCCATATCTACAACTCCGTCTGGACAGCAGCTCCAACAACAACAATCGCAGCAGCAGCAGAATCAGGTCCAGCAGCAGCAGTCACAGTCCAACACCTTGAATGACCACCACTTTGTAAAAAACGAGCCAACGAAGAGCATCACTCACTCCTCGTACTCCTCAAAGATGCACCGTATGCGGCGTATAGGCACCCCGTCGCGCAAAGGCCGCGTTTGTTGCAATGCCTGTGGCAAGACCTTTTACGATAAAGGAACCCTGAAGATCCACTACAATGCCGTGCATCTGAAGATCAAGCACAGATGCACCATCGAAGGATGCAACATGGTATTTAGCTCCCTGCGTAGCCGCAATCGCCACAGCGCCAATCCCAACCCTCGTCTCCACATGCCCATGCTTCGGAACAACCGAGATAAGGACCTGATACGTTCCGGTTCGGGCAGTGCCACCCCTGTGATCTCAAGTGCCAAAGGAGGGTTTGCTTTGACAAGCCCCGGGCGGCCTCCACTAGGTTTTGCGACTCCACCTCTGGATCCCATGATGCAGTCCCCTCTTCAAAGTCCGCTGGTCTTCCCTTTACTGAAGTCTGTCCATCCGGTGCAGCCAGTTCCACCCTTCTACCGTACGTTGCTCTCTCCCGCCGACATCGTCAGTCCTCCCGTGTCCCTTCCGACGAGCCCAATTTTACCCACGACAACCAACAGCACCTCCCTCATGGACCACCAGCAGCAGCTCTTGGCAGCCAGCTCCAACCACAGCCACTTATCCGAGGCGCTATCACACCACTTTTCCTCTACCCTAAGTGCTCCAAATACCATCCCGACCGACCCCATGCCCAAAAAGAAGCCTCGCAAGTCAAGCATGCCTGTCAAGATTGAGAAGGATCGAGACGTTTCTGAGGATTACGATGACAAAGACGATTACGATGATGACGATAGCTGCCACAATCATCACCTTTCGTCTCACCTGCACAATAACATTAACGGGAActgcaacaacaataacaacagcagCAGTGGGCATCAATCGCCCTCTCAAGACGAGATGACCGAAGGTACCAGTGAGCTCCGTTGCATGGACAGCTTCACCTCCGAGGACCAGGACCACGAACGAGACTTCGAGAACGAATCTGAGACCTCAGAGTCTAAAATGTTCTACCGCGATGAGACCATGGATGTCGAGGACCAGCGTCAAGCCTCCGGAAGACGCCTGGACAAAGAGAAGGACGATCTCGAGGAAGAGGGGCGGATTTCGAAAGAGCTGGACGAGAAAAGGCATTCCTCACCCTCGCCGCATCAACCCGTCATCAAGATCAAAGAAGAACTCAACGATCCCACATACGACATGTTCTGCATGAGTCAGTACGGCTTGTACAACGGCGGGATGGCCGCCgcagccgccgccgccgccagcATGGCCGCCTTGCACGAAAACTTTCTCACCTCCATGGCTTACGGCTCCAGCTCTCCGAAGTTTAATTCTCAGTCCCCTGAGGGTGACCTGTGCTCCAGCCCTGACCCGAAAATCTGCTACGTCTGCAAGAAGAGCTTTAAGAGCTCCTACAGTGTCAAACTGCACTACAAAAACGTGCACCTGAAAGAGATGCATGTGTGCACGGTGGCCGGATGCAATGCTGCTTTCCCTTCCCGACGAAGCCGAGACAGGTGAGAGTTTCATccctttattcatttattaatttgcaTGGACGTACGGTGTCTATAATCCGCGTGTTAGCGACTCTTAGCTCAGATGCCTTGAGTTTTTCCGGTGCTAATGACTCGCTTTTTATGTACTTATGGCATTTGCTAAGCTAATTAAATCTGTCCATACTTAGCTTTCAGGTAAGTCAGTTCCATCATGACCTACTTCCTCATTAGACAAAAGTTAATTGCCCTGCACCAGGTCCCAATTTTATCTTCATCTGTGAATGCACACGTGGGGGGGAGAATAATTATTGGTCCGCTAATGACGTGGTAACTGCCTCACTACGTGCCAAATTAGTGTGGTGTCGATTCAGGCTTATTGAGCGCGCTGGGAGTTCGGATACCTGCACTCGCTCGCTTATCAAACGCAGGTAAGGATGCATTTATTAGCGACGGCTGCAACCCGTCAAAGCGCCGCATTCGTTAACACCTCACTAGGTGTCGCACGAGTGGTTAGAACACTCCTTGCCATGCAGATTTCGGAACACATCTGTGGTAATGTGCAGATGTTACAGGTCAGGCGAGGAGCTCATGGCAGTGTAAACAGGTCTGTACCGCTAGGTTTGCTGAAAAGAGCCTCGGATACCACCCGGCGTGGTGAAAAATAATTGTACAGGGGTCGATACTGTCGCCTCATTGATTTACTGTCCTGCCTgtgctgtaaaaaataaaactgttagATGTCAGTCAGAAGGCACAATGTAGAACCTCTCCATTCAGCTGCTAATAAtatactaatgataataataatataataataataataatgtactggTGTTTACATTAATAGAACAAAAAACATAAGAAATGCAATatcgttccaacttttttatttaaatgcatattttatattaaacttcaaatgaaacaaataaattaatcaattctgtataaaaataatttgcaaTAACAATTATATCTAGACAATAAAATGTGTGGGTTTTAAATCAAAATAGCATGTGGAGTATAGATATGAAGAGGTACCTTATAAGGGTAaactaatatacactatatggactaaagtattgggacgccctttcTAATATTTGAATTCATGCTATTCATGCAGATtcaattgctaacaagtgtaataaatcaattatataataaagcaATGAGCagcgagagaccgtgcgttccTGTGATTTTATCACAGGGAaggttgttttgcctaaaacgtctttccccgtgataaaatcatagcagtaacgcacggtctcgagtggcttattgcttttataaaacggcggtcaacataaaatataataaaatacaacaatgttcaatttataaatgtttttatttacaaaaacacttacaaaaagcattcttccgcgaccccaggtagttcgttaacagtgttgctaggcaacatgagggcgaacataacattcactttttcttttcagtggggTATTAATATTGAacgatgtgaggtggtcataggtgtgcgtttatcggggattttacaacggctttgatTCTGGACTGCGATGCTAAGtaggggcagtgagaaaatctgcttgtgttactttagtttcgccctaagccggattcgaaccggctgttatgctgatatgccggcgttactaagactaaaagtgaatattacttaaaataataaccaaacgctttcacggtagcagcagtttccttctgtttcatacatatcgcccgtctcagtctaatctccagcatttctctcccactgataaaaatacggaactaacctcgtcctgtatcagttcaatacgttTCAGTTCAGACATTTAGTTTCCgaataaggaacgattacgtattttacgggacggttggcaaccctagatgaaccggaacatcaactgagcatCAGCGCATTATCTTCTGGCTGaacgtgcacaaattcccacacacagacacacttcttgTATacaagcttctcagaagagcggctaaAAAAGTAACCGCATTTTAATACCtttagttttttaaatgggacgtccagaaaactcatggtcaggtgtccaaatacttttggccacatagtgtaccTGCGTTCTAATACATAAAACAGTTGGGTGTCGGTTAGAAAGCATAGAAAGCATGTAGAacttataaaatgtaaaataaaaatatataagaaCAAGTTCATAATGTTTGTAAATACACATAAAGTGTCTAACTTACCTGATTGAAGCTAATTAATTACTTACCCAATTTACTCAACATAAACTTACTTTTAAAACcataaagcaaaacaaaacgaCTTCTAAAATATCTAATATGCCTTAAATAGTGAATTAATGCTGTGTTTGAACACTATTTTGCAATATTTAGTGATTTATACCTGTTTTACGTTAGCATATGAAGCTAAACGTTCATTTCTCCTCAGCTCTCAGTGCTGCCTGAGGAGAAACCGCGGGAAACCGCATCTCTTAAAGAGACagtactgatttttaacttgacTCGTTTTAACCCTTTTAAACACCATTTTACACACAATAAATGACAAAACACACCGAATTATGTACATTAACAACTATTTACCCTGATTTATGTTTCtagtaaatacaaataatatgtaaataatgtgtTTTCTGCACCTGCCACACAAGTGTACATCCTACATTAGTCAGTCAATAAAAATGGCTAAATAAACACTAAAGATTTAAACTATACTCTATTTATTGTTCATGGACAACCACAGGAACAGCAGTGGTCATCAAGGTCCAATATGCCCAACTTACGGCCGATGCTGAGCATCCTTAACCTGAAACATACTAAGTGTATAAAAATCTGACCCTTGATGGTATTAAACTAAACACATTTTTGTTCTTATTGGACAACCACAGGGACAGCAGTGGTGGTTATCAAGGTCTAACGTACCCAATGTTTTGAGGGTTTACTAGCTTTTGACTAACTGATGCTGAGCATCCTTAACCTGACCCTTGATGGTACCATTAAGCACATACTGAGCTTTGACCCTAGCTTTGAGTGTAGTGATCTCTGAGAGTGCAGGatgattccccccccccccccccccccacctgatACCTTACTGATACCCTTAAAAGACGTACCAGAATATATAAGCTTCGGATTGTTCCGTCCACCAAAAACAAGGCTGTTTGTTTGTGGAGAAAGGTCGAATCCCTCTTTTTCAATCGTACGGAGAGTAATGAGAAGGCTTCTTCGGTGACAAGCGACagttttatttagttaataAAGATCGAGAGCTTGTTTGCGTGCCAGTGTGAGTGAGTGCCGGTGTGTGTCTTCCCCCGCTTGACTGTAATTTGCAAACAGGAGACTCTCGGAGGTGCTCAGTTGTTCTATTCGCCTCCCTCGCCTGGCCGCTCGTGCCATCCATCTCGCCGACGGAATCTTTTATTAAGTTCCTGCGTGCGGTGGCATCTGTTCCCCGCACTGTTCGCTCATTAGTACACTGTAAACACAGCCGTGACGCCGCAACACAGCGGCTATGaaccagagtgtgtgtgtgtgtgtatgacaggCGCCAAACGTGCCATTTTCGACAAGGCCAAGGGGACCCGGCGCCTCCGGGCAGACAGACCATACGCTGACAGATGTAGCTAAACACAATAACATCGCACGCGGTCGTGCATTAACGAAATGCCTTGCACACGCTGATCAGTAGGCATACAAATGGCCGTCTACGAGAAATAACTGACACCTTTGCACATTGGTACCAGCGTCGGCTAATTTCCCTGCAGGGACGCCATCAAATACAGATGTACACTGTACAGCCAGAAGTTTGTGGACATCCCTTCCAATAACTAGGCTCTTACATGGGAAATTATATgcatccaactttgtggcaacagtctggggaaggcccttttttgttccagcatgactgtgcccctatgcacaaagcaaagtctccCTTGACGAGTTTGATGTAAACAACCttacatgctattattattactattaccatgcagccactgttgggtccttgagcaaggcccttaacccggtctgctctgaccccggcttccaaacaagctgggatatgcgaagaaagaattttattgtactgtacacttgtatatgtatatatgacaaataaagtatatcttcttcttaaGTGGTCCGCACAAAGtcctgggatgaattgggacgttgaattgggactgaatgggcacaaattggcAGACATATTCTagagtcttgtgaaaagcctgttcagaaaagtggaggctgttagagCTGCAAAGGCGGATTGCGATTGAGCAACTCTATATTAGGAGACTGTTTAACAAGTTTA encodes:
- the bnc2 gene encoding zinc finger protein basonuclin-2 isoform X2 — its product is MQFSSRPASAEPGYMGTWQQNTDTHLLFRMSQQAIRCTLVNCTCECFQPGKIHLRTCDQCKHGWVAHALDKLSTQHLYHPSQVEIVQSNVVFDISSLMLYGTHALPVRLKILLDRLFSVLKQDEVLHILHGLGWTLRDYVRGYILQDAAGKVLDRWTIMSREEEIITLQQFLRFGETKSIVELMAIQEKEGQAITVPSAKTDSGIRTFIESNNHTRSPGLLTHLENSSPSSIHHFENISNSLAFLLPFQYINPVSAPLLGLPPNGLNLDQAALRLREPNLSNQSEPVESSESEVSLSPFRSSQSPTRGGMGGILNSIEPKTEPNGSSPISTTPSGQQLQQQQSQQQQNQVQQQQSQSNTLNDHHFVKNEPTKSITHSSYSSKMHRMRRIGTPSRKGRVCCNACGKTFYDKGTLKIHYNAVHLKIKHRCTIEGCNMVFSSLRSRNRHSANPNPRLHMPMLRNNRDKDLIRSGSGSATPVISSAKGGFALTSPGRPPLGFATPPLDPMMQSPLQSPLVFPLLKSVHPVQPVPPFYRTLLSPADIVSPPVSLPTSPILPTTTNSTSLMDHQQQLLAASSNHSHLSEALSHHFSSTLSAPNTIPTDPMPKKKPRKSSMPVKIEKDRDVSEDYDDKDDYDDDDSCHNHHLSSHLHNNINGNCNNNNNSSSGHQSPSQDEMTEGTSELRCMDSFTSEDQDHERDFENESETSESKMFYRDETMDVEDQRQASGRRLDKEKDDLEEEGRISKELDEKRHSSPSPHQPVIKIKEELNDPTYDMFCMSQYGLYNGGMAAAAAAAASMAALHENFLTSMAYGSSSPKFNSQSPEGDLCSSPDPKICYVCKKSFKSSYSVKLHYKNVHLKEMHVCTVAGCNAAFPSRRSRDRRVSDREVNN
- the bnc2 gene encoding zinc finger protein basonuclin-2 isoform X1 codes for the protein MQFSSRPASAEPGYMGTWQQNTDTHLLFRMSQQAIRCTLVNCTCECFQPGKIHLRTCDQCKHGWVAHALDKLSTQHLYHPSQVEIVQSNVVFDISSLMLYGTHALPVRLKILLDRLFSVLKQDEVLHILHGLGWTLRDYVRGYILQDAAGKVLDRWTIMSREEEIITLQQFLRFGETKSIVELMAIQEKEGQAITVPSAKTDSGIRTFIESNNHTRSPGLLTHLENSSPSSIHHFENISNSLAFLLPFQYINPVSAPLLGLPPNGLNLDQAALRLREPNLSNQSEPVESSESEVSLSPFRSSQSPTRGGMGGILNSIEPKTEPNGSSPISTTPSGQQLQQQQSQQQQNQVQQQQSQSNTLNDHHFVKNEPTKSITHSSYSSKMHRMRRIGTPSRKGRVCCNACGKTFYDKGTLKIHYNAVHLKIKHRCTIEGCNMVFSSLRSRNRHSANPNPRLHMPMLRNNRDKDLIRSGSGSATPVISSAKGGFALTSPGRPPLGFATPPLDPMMQSPLQSPLVFPLLKSVHPVQPVPPFYRTLLSPADIVSPPVSLPTSPILPTTTNSTSLMDHQQQLLAASSNHSHLSEALSHHFSSTLSAPNTIPTDPMPKKKPRKSSMPVKIEKDRDVSEDYDDKDDYDDDDSCHNHHLSSHLHNNINGNCNNNNNSSSGHQSPSQDEMTEGTSELRCMDSFTSEDQDHERDFENESETSESKMFYRDETMDVEDQRQASGRRLDKEKDDLEEEGRISKELDEKRHSSPSPHQPVIKIKEELNDPTYDMFCMSQYGLYNGGMAAAAAAAASMAALHENFLTSMAYGSSSPKFNSQSPEGDLCSSPDPKICYVCKKSFKSSYSVKLHYKNVHLKEMHVCTVAGCNAAFPSRRSRDRHSSNINLHRKLLTKELDDFVLDPQLTPTPRDVLAAKIYGRHHVSRGEDAVSPLGNGYRGDGDYGVLDLSTASSIHSGGSVQSSRDSDEASDEGVLLDELEVSDGEDGVPGLGANPPSGGGILCTICHKMYSNKGTLRVHYKTVHLREMHKCKVPGCNMMFSSVRSRNRHSQNPNLHKNAPYAVVLD